One Streptomonospora salina genomic window, GCTCAGCCCGCGCCAGATCGGCAGCGTGGGCAGTGCCGACGTCGCCTTCTACATCGGCGGCCTGCAGCCCGCCGTGGACGACGCCGTTTCCTCCCAGGGCGGCGAGAACGCCCTCGACGTCGCCGAGCTGGTCGAACTGCGCACCCTCGAAGACAACGCCGGGTCCGACGGCGGCGACCACGGCCACGAAGAAGGCGGGCACGAGAGCGGGCACGAGGACGACCACGGCGGGGACGAGGCAGCCGACGACGGCGACGGCCACAGCCACGACGCCGGCGAGCCGGACCCGCACATGTGGCTCGACACCGAGCGCTTCGCCCGGGCCGCCGAAGGCCTGGCCGAGCGGCTCGGCGAAGCCGACCCCGACCACGCCGCGGACTACGCGGACAACGCCGAGGCGGTCACCGGCCTGCTCGACGGGATCGACACCGAATACTCCCAGGGCCTCGCCGAATGCGAGAGCCGCGACATCGTGGTCAGCCACAGCGCCTTCGGCTACCTGGCCGCCCGCTACGACCTCCACCAGATCAGCCCCGCCGGTCTGGACTCCCACTCCGAGCCCTCTCCCGGGCGCCTGGCCGAGATCTCCGAGACCGTGCGCGAGTCCGACATCACCACCGTGTTCACCGAGCCGCTGACCGACTCCGGCGCCGCCGAGACCATCGCCGGGGAGGCCGGAGTCGACACCGCCGTGCTCGACCCCGTCGGGGGCGTCACCGACGCCTCGCCGGGCGAGGACTATCCCTCCATCATGCGCGCCAACCTCGACACCCTCGGCGAGGCGCTGCGCTGCTCCTGACGCCGCCCGGCGGCGCCGCGACCGCGGCCCGGATCTCCCGCACGCACGCGGGCGGATCCGGGCCGCAGCCGTTGCGACCTGCGGTGACCACGAGAAACCTGAGCCCAGGGGGCGGACAGGAAGATGCACGTGCGCTATCCTGCTCAAAGTATGGTGCTAATGCACGTGCATCGGACAGTGCATCGGCCTGTGCATCGAATCGCTCCCCAGAGAATCAGGAGTCTCCATGAGCGCCTACAACGGCATCGCGGCCACCGAGCTCCACGAGGTCACCTGGCAGAAGAGCCGCCGCAGCAACTCACAAGGAGCCTGCGTCGAGATGGCCCGGCTGACCGACGGCTCGATCGCGATGCGTAACTCGCGCTTCCCGGACGGCCCCGCCCTCGTCTACACGCAGGCCGAGATCGACGCCCTCATCGGCGGCGCCAAGGACGGCGACTTCGACAACCTGATCGGCTGAGACCCGCACACCGATCCGGCGCGGTGCCTCCGGGACCCACCCGGCGGCACCGGCCCTCGACATTCCGGAGCCCCGCAGCCCGCCGCTCACCGCGGTCCGCGCGCTGCGGGGCTCCGCGCCGTCCGGCCCGTTCTCCCGCCGGCCGAGCAGGCACCCGCGCCGGTGGCACCGGACGGGTCCGGGAGGGACCGGGGCTCCGGCGCTCGCCGGTGCGCTACACCAGGTCGTCGATCATGCTTTTGAGGATCTCGGTGGTGTTGTTGGGCTGCTCGGCCATGACGCTCAGCCGCTCCATCGCCATGGTGTAGGCGTCGATCTCGGTGCGGCGGTCCAGGCACACCGAACCCGTGAGCTGCTCCAGGTAGATGATGTCGGACAGCCCGAAGTCGGGGTAGCGCAGGATCGTGAACGACCCGGCCTCGGCGGCGTGGGCGCCGACGCTGAACGGCACGATCTGCACCGTGACGTTGCGGCGCTCGCTGAGCTCGATCAGCCGCTCCAGTTGGCCGCGCATGACCTCGGTGTTGTCGGGGCCGCCGACGGGGCGGCGCACCGCGGCCTCGTCGATGATGGCCCACAGTTTGCAGCCGGTCGCGTCGTCGTCGATGTGGCGCTGGCGCCGCATGCGCACCGCGACCCGGTCTTCCAACAGCTCTTCGGAGATGGGGCGCCCCGCCCTGATGACGGCGCGGGCGTAGTCCTCGGTCTGCAGCATGCCGGGGACGAATTGCGCCTCGTAGACGCGGATGCGGGTGGCGGCCTCCTCCAGGCCGACATAGACCTGGAACCAGTTGGGCAGGGCGTCGCCGTACTCCTGCCACCAGCCGGGCTTCTTGGAGTCGCGTGCCAGCTTGACCATGGTCTGGACGCGGTCCTTGTCGGTGACTCCGTATAACTTCAGCAGATCCTCGACATCGCGGACCTTGAAGCCCACACGGCCCAGTTCCATCCGGCTGATCTTGGATTCGGACCCGCGGATGAAGTGGCCGGCCTCGCCTCGGGTGAGTCCGCGGGCCTCACGGTACTTACGCAATTCGGACCCGAGCAGCATACGGCGCACCGTGGGACCGCTCCCCCGCTTCAGACGAGCTATGTCCACAGCCGCTGCCTCCCTACTCGTCGCTCCCCGCGGCCCAGACGGTGTCCGGGGGCCGCTGCACCGCGCGGAACGTCCGCGCTATCCCCCACGATATCGCCGATCCCGCCGCCAACTCGATGGCCCGCAACGGGAATCCGCCGGGAATGCGCGCGAGTTCGCCCGCGCGGGGTCCGCATCGGCGGAGGAGGCACTCCGCAAAGAGGACACGTCAGGCGAGACGCGCCCATACGTGCTTTCCAGAGGGCAATACGGGCAGAACCCCCCATCCACTACAAAAGGATGCAACGAGGTGCAGACCCCGGCCGCTTTCGAAGCGGAAATCGGGATCGCGCCGCTGCGGCATGCGGTCGCTGCGGTCGCGCACCGCGCAGACCAGCTCCGTTCCGCGCCGGAGCATACTCACCTGTACCGGGTCGTGATCGCCGTCGACGACGTTCACCGGGCCCCTGCGGCGGCCGTGGCGCAACGCGTTGGTGACGAGTTCGGAGACGACCAGCTCGACGTCGCAGGCCCGGTCGGCCATCCCCCACCGGCGGAGGACCCCGCCGCAGAGCTCACGGGCGCGGGCCGCCGCCCCCGGGTCCGCTGCCAGGCTCCAGGCGAGCGTGTCGGTTCCGGCGGCGTACGGGTCCGCCGGCGCCTCCACCGCGCCGTTCAACAGAGCCGACGTCCACCACGCTCTGGGAGAAGGAGCCGCGACGGGCCCCGGACACTCCCCGTTTCCGAGTCTTGCCATTGATTCGCGGGCTGGCTGTCCGGTCACCGCGATCCCCTCGCAGTCGTGTGATCGGGTCCCGCGAGCCGGGGCGCCGGCGTGCGGAACCTCCTTGCGCACGCACGCGCATGAGTCATATGCACGTGCATTCTCCGCTTGCAGGCATCCTAGGACACCGACCGGCGCCGTATCAGAGAAAGCGGGGAGTTCGGCACAGACATTTCTCAGGGAGACCGGCAACCCGCCGCATACCTGCGCGGACACCGGTGCACGGGACGCCGGCGGCGGTGCGCGCGCCGCGCCGGGCGGCACGGGCGCAGGGCCGGGGAGCGGATCGGGGATCGACGCGGCGAGCGCGGGGGCTCGCAGGCGCGGCAGCGGGGGTGCCGCCCGCGCCGCGACGGCTCACCGCCGGCCGGAGGCGGGCAGGCCGTAGAAGTCGCGGGCGTTGGCGGCGAAGGCGGCTTCGGCCTGCGCCGGGGTCAGGCTCTGCGCCACCAGCTCCAGGTCCGCGGGGTCGAACGGGCGCGGCGCCCGGGTACAGGGCAGGTCGGTGCCCGCCATCAGCGCGGCGGGGTTCTTGTCAGCGACCGCGCGCAGGGCGGCGGGCACGTCCAGGTCCCCGCGGCCGAAACCGGTCGCCTTCACCCGCGCTCCCGATCCCACCAGCGCCAGCAGCGCCGACAGCCCCTCCTGCGACAGGCCGAGGTGGTCGATGCCGACCCGCGGCAGCGGGGCGATGCGCGGCGCCAGCGCGCGCAGCTCGCGGGAGTCGACGTAGAGCTCGGTGGGCCAGTTGAGCAGTTCCGCCGCGCGCCGCCCCAGCTGCACCAGGGAGTCGAAGTCGTCGACGGTCCCGCGGTACAGGTTGATCCGCAGACCGCGTACGCCGGCCGCGTGCAGGTCGCGCAGGTGGGAGTCGGAGGTGTCGGGGGGCAGCTGCGCCACTCCGACGAACGACGGCCCCAGCTCGCGCAGCGCTGCGACCAGGTGGTCCTGCCCCGCACCGGAATAGGATCCCGCCACGACGGCGCCGCCGGTGACACCGAGGTCGCGGGACCGTTCGCGGTAGTCGTCGACGGTGAAGGGGTCGGGCCGGTACCCCGCGTTACCGGGGTGGTCGAAGCGGGGATCGATGATGTGGAGGTGGGCGTCGAACAACGCCATTGCCCTCGTTTCGGCCGGGAGCAGGGTCTTCCGCACAGGTGGGATTCGGGCCGGAGCACGCTGTGCGGTCCGCTCGGCCCGGCGACCACGCTAGTACCTCCCGCGCGCGACCGGGTCAGAGGCGCCGCCCCCGGGCGGCCGCCCCCGGGCGGTGCAGGGCTGCGCTGGGCCGCGCCGCGCCGTCTCACCTGCACGCCGCCCCACATACCACCCAGTCGGTATGAAGCGGATAGGATCGACTCGATGTGTTCCGGACCACCGACTCGGAGGTAGCCATGTCCCAGAACCAGCGTGTCGCGATCGTCACCGGCGCCGCTCGCGGCATCGGTGCGGCGACCGCGCGCAGGCAGGCCGCAGACGGCCGCGCCGTGGCCGTCGTCGACCTCAAGGAGAGCGACGCTCAGGCCACCGTCGACCAGATCACCGCCGACGGCGGCACGGCCCTCGCCGTCGGCGCCGACGTGAGCGACGCCGACCAGGTCTCGGCCGCCGTCGCCCGCGTGGCCGAGCGGCTCGGGCCGCCGCAGGTCCTGGTGAACAACGCCGGCGTCATCCGCGACAACATGCTGTACAAGATGTCCGAGGACGACTGGGACACGGTCATGAACGTGCACCTGCGCGGCAGCTTCCTGATGTCGCGCGCGGCCCAGGAGCACATGACCTCCCAGGGGTGGGGCCGCATCGTGTCCCTGTCGAGCACCTCGGCGCTGGGCAACCGCGGCCAGGCCAACTACTCCACCGCCAAGGCCGGCCTGCAGGGCCTGACCAAGACGCTGGCGGTGGAACTCGGCAAGTACGGCGTCACCGCCAACGCCGTGGCCCCCGGCTTCATCGAGACCGACATGACCAAGGCCACCGCCGAGCGCGTCGGCATGGACTTCGAGGAGTTCAAGGCCGCCGCCGCAGCGCAGATCCCGGTCCGCCGCCCCGGGCGGCCCGAGGACATCGCCGCCACCGTCTCCTTCCTCTCCGGCGACGACGCCGGATTCGTCTCCGGCCAGGTCATCTACGTCGCCGGCGGCCCGCGCGACTGACGAACCGCCCACTACCGGCTCCACCTGCTTCAATCGGAGGTTCCATGACAACGGATCCGGCGGGGGCGTCGCTCGACGCGTCCGCACTGCGCCGGCGGGTCGCCGACTTCGTCGCCGAGCACGACCCCGCGACCACCGACCAGCACACGTTCCTGGCGGCGCGCTTCGACGCCGGCCTGGCGTGGGTGCACTTCCCCGAAGGCGAAGGCGGCCTGGGCGCGCCCCGCGCCCTGCAGCCCGTCGTCGACGAGGAGTTCGAGCGCCTCGGCTTCACCCCCGTCGGCCGGGAAGGACTGGTCATCGGCCTGGGAATGGCCGCGCCCACCATCCTCGCGTTCGGCACCCCCGAGCAGCGCGCCCGCTACCTGAAGCCGCTCTACACCGGCGAAGAGATCTGGTGCCAGCTGTTCAGCGAGCCCGGCGCCGGCTCCGACCTCGCCGCGCTGGGCACCCGCGCGGTGCGCGAGGGCGACGTGTGGACGGTCAGCGGCCAGAAGGTGTGGACCTCACTGGCCCACCGCGCCCAGTTCGCCATCCTCGTCGCACGCACCGATCCCGACGTGCCCAAGCACAAGGGCATCACCTACTTCATCTGCGACATGAACGCCGAGGGCGTGGATGTGCGCGCCCTGCGCCAGATCACCGGCGAAGCGGAGTTCAACGAGGTCTACCTCGACGACGTCGCCATCCCCGACTCCCAGCGCGTCGGCGGCGAAGGCGAGGGCTGGCGCGTCGCCCAGACCACGCTGATGAACGAGCGCGTGTCCATCGGCGGCCACCCCGAGCCGCGCGAGGGCGGGCTCATCAGCGTCGCCGCCCACCTGTGGCGCGAACGCCCCGACGTGCGCACCCCCGGCCTGCACGACCAGCTGATGCGGCTGTGGGTGGCCGCCGAGGCGGCGCGCCTGACCAAGGAGCGGCTGCGCCAGCAGCTGGCCATCGGCCAGCCGGGGCCCGAAGGGTCGGCGGCGAAGTACTCCTTCTCCCGGCTCAACCAGGAGATCTCCGGCCTGGAGCTGGAGATGCTCGGCGGCGAGGGCCTGACCTACGACGACTGGACGTTCCGCCGCCCCGAGGGCGTCGAGTTCAGCAAGCGCGCGCCGGGCTTCCACTACCTGCGCAGCAAGGGCAACTCCATCGAAGGCGGCACCACCGAGATCCTGCGCAACATCATCGCCGAGCGGGTCCTGGGCCTTCCGCCCGAGCCCCGCACGGACAAGGACGTGGCATTCAAGGACCTGCCCAAGTGAGCGGCGGGGCCGACGGCAGGCACCAGACGGCGGCGCGCCGGGCGCGCGCGGATCGGGGAGCGCGATGAGCGAGAATCGGCTCGACCTGCTCTACAGCGAGGTCGAAGAGGAACTGCGGGCGAGTGTGCGCTCGCTGCTGGAGGACAAGAGCCCGCCCGAGTCGGTACTGGCACGGGTGGAGGACGACCGGGTCGCCGACACGGCGCTGTGGAAGGAACTGGCCGAGATCGGCGTCGCCGGCCTGCCCGTTCCCGAAGAGCGGGGCGGCGCCGGGGCGAGCCTGCGCGAGAGCGCGGTGGTCGCCGAGGAACTGGGGCGCAGCGTGGCGCCGGTGCCCTTCATGGGCAGCGCGGTGCTGGCCACCACGGCCCTGCTGGAGTGCGGCGACGCCGCCGCCCAGGACGTGGAGGCGCTCGCCGGCGGCGCGTCGACGGGCACCCTGGCCGTCGGATTCGCCCGCATGCCGGGATCGGGCTTTCCGGACACCGTCCGGGAGAGCGGCGGAACGCTGCACGGGTCGGTCGGCGGCGTCGTCGACGCGCTGACCGCCGACCTGCTGATCGTGCCGGCCGTAGACGAGCAGGGGCCGGGGCTGTACGTGGTCGCGGCGTCCGACGCGGCCGTCACGCCCGTGGTCAGCCTGGACCTGACGCGGCCCGTGGCCGACGTCGCGCTGGACGGCGCGGTCGGCCGGCGGATCGCCACGGGCGCCGACGCCGAGCGCGCGGTGCGCCGCGCGCTGGTGACCGGCGCGGCGCTGCTCTCCGCCGAGCAGCTGGGCGTGGCCCAGTGGGCTCTGGACGCCACCGTGGACTACGCCAAGACCCGCACCCAGTTCGGCCGCCCGATCGGCTCGTTCCAGGCGGTCAAGCACCGGCTGGCCGACCTGTGGATCTCGGTGTCGCAGGCGCGGGCGGTGGTGCGCAGCGCGGCGAGCGCGGCAGCGGACCTGCGGGAGCCGGGGGCCGGCGCGGCCGAGGCCGAGGAGGCCGAGATCAACGCGTCGCTGGCCCAGGCGTTCGTGTCCGCCACGGCGGTCACGGCGGCCGAGGAGGCGCTGCAGCTGCACGGCGGCGTCGGCTTCACCTGGGAGCACCCGCTGCACCTGTTCCTCAAGCGCGCCAAGAGCGATGCGCTCGCGCTGGGCACCGCCGACCGGCACCGGCTGGCGCTGTCGGGCACGGTCGACCTGCCCGCACCGACCGGCTGAGGAACCGGCCCCGAGGTGACGCGCGCGGGCCGCGCCGACCGCCCCCTGGAGGCGGCCGGCGCGGCCCGCGCGGCTCAGCCGGCGGCGGCCGCCGCCGCGGCGATGCGCGTCGCGGCCGCGTCGACGTCCTCGTCGGACACGTCCAGGTGGACGACCAGGCGCAGCAGGTCCCGCCCCAGCGGTACGCATCCCACGCCTTCGCGGGCGAACAGGCCGGCGAACTCCCGCGCTCGGTCGGCGGGCGTGGTGACCAGGACCATGTTGGTGCGCGCCTCGGCGGCCAGCGGCGGCGTCTGGGCGATGCGCTCGGCCAGCGCCTGCGCACGCCCGTGGTCCTCGGCGAGCCGGCCCACGTGGTTGCGCAGCGCATACAGCGCGCCCGCGGCGACGATCCCGGCTTGGCGCATGCCGCCGCCCAGCAGCTTGCGGGCCCGCCGCGCCTCGGCGACGGTCGGCGCGTCGCCGGCCAGCGCCGAACCCACCGGCGCGCCCAGGCCCTTGGAGAAGCACACCGACACCGTGTCGGCACCCTCGGCCACGCGCGCGGGCGTCTCGCCCAGCGCCACGGCGGCGTTCCACAGCCGGGCGCCGTCCAGGTGCAGCAGCATGCCGCGGTCGTGGGCGAAGGCGGCGATCCGCCGCTGCTCGGCGGGCGGCACGACCAGCCCCGAGAAGGTGTTCTCCAAACAGATCAGCCGCGGCCGTGCGCGGTGCACGTCGTCGGCGCCGCCGGCCCATTCCTCCAACAAGGCGGCGTCGGGGTAGCCCGAGGCGCAGTCGTGGACGCGGGGCAGCACCCGCGCCAGCACCGAGGCGGCGCCCTGCTCGTTGGCGACCACGTGACCGCTGCGGTGCGTCCAGACCTCGTCGCCGGATCGGGTCTGCACGTACACCGCGATCTGGTTGGACATGTGCCCCGACGGCACGTACAGCGCCGCTTCCGTGCCCAGCAGCGCGGCGGTCTCCTCCTCCAGCGCCCGCACGGTGGGGTCCTCGCCGAACACGTCGTCGCCCACCTCGGCCTCGGCCATGGCCCGCCGCATCGCGGCGGTGGGCCGAGTGCAGGTATCCGAGCGAAGATCGATCATCCGGGGCGCTCCGTTCTACCCGATGCCGGCAGGGACCGGTCCCCTACTCTAGGATTCCCTCGCCGGCACCCCGGGGCGGGGCGCCACCCGACC contains:
- the fabG gene encoding 3-oxoacyl-ACP reductase FabG — encoded protein: MSQNQRVAIVTGAARGIGAATARRQAADGRAVAVVDLKESDAQATVDQITADGGTALAVGADVSDADQVSAAVARVAERLGPPQVLVNNAGVIRDNMLYKMSEDDWDTVMNVHLRGSFLMSRAAQEHMTSQGWGRIVSLSSTSALGNRGQANYSTAKAGLQGLTKTLAVELGKYGVTANAVAPGFIETDMTKATAERVGMDFEEFKAAAAAQIPVRRPGRPEDIAATVSFLSGDDAGFVSGQVIYVAGGPRD
- a CDS encoding DUF397 domain-containing protein, giving the protein MSAYNGIAATELHEVTWQKSRRSNSQGACVEMARLTDGSIAMRNSRFPDGPALVYTQAEIDALIGGAKDGDFDNLIG
- a CDS encoding threonine aldolase family protein, encoding MIDLRSDTCTRPTAAMRRAMAEAEVGDDVFGEDPTVRALEEETAALLGTEAALYVPSGHMSNQIAVYVQTRSGDEVWTHRSGHVVANEQGAASVLARVLPRVHDCASGYPDAALLEEWAGGADDVHRARPRLICLENTFSGLVVPPAEQRRIAAFAHDRGMLLHLDGARLWNAAVALGETPARVAEGADTVSVCFSKGLGAPVGSALAGDAPTVAEARRARKLLGGGMRQAGIVAAGALYALRNHVGRLAEDHGRAQALAERIAQTPPLAAEARTNMVLVTTPADRAREFAGLFAREGVGCVPLGRDLLRLVVHLDVSDEDVDAAATRIAAAAAAAG
- a CDS encoding acyl-CoA dehydrogenase family protein → MTTDPAGASLDASALRRRVADFVAEHDPATTDQHTFLAARFDAGLAWVHFPEGEGGLGAPRALQPVVDEEFERLGFTPVGREGLVIGLGMAAPTILAFGTPEQRARYLKPLYTGEEIWCQLFSEPGAGSDLAALGTRAVREGDVWTVSGQKVWTSLAHRAQFAILVARTDPDVPKHKGITYFICDMNAEGVDVRALRQITGEAEFNEVYLDDVAIPDSQRVGGEGEGWRVAQTTLMNERVSIGGHPEPREGGLISVAAHLWRERPDVRTPGLHDQLMRLWVAAEAARLTKERLRQQLAIGQPGPEGSAAKYSFSRLNQEISGLELEMLGGEGLTYDDWTFRRPEGVEFSKRAPGFHYLRSKGNSIEGGTTEILRNIIAERVLGLPPEPRTDKDVAFKDLPK
- a CDS encoding metal ABC transporter substrate-binding protein; translation: MGRRSYAKAAALCAAGVLAVSGCAGDGQEDGSDGSDGVSVVTGAYPLQWLAGQVGGDRVEVETLAEPGTDPHELELSPRQIGSVGSADVAFYIGGLQPAVDDAVSSQGGENALDVAELVELRTLEDNAGSDGGDHGHEEGGHESGHEDDHGGDEAADDGDGHSHDAGEPDPHMWLDTERFARAAEGLAERLGEADPDHAADYADNAEAVTGLLDGIDTEYSQGLAECESRDIVVSHSAFGYLAARYDLHQISPAGLDSHSEPSPGRLAEISETVRESDITTVFTEPLTDSGAAETIAGEAGVDTAVLDPVGGVTDASPGEDYPSIMRANLDTLGEALRCS
- a CDS encoding acyl-CoA dehydrogenase family protein, which produces MSENRLDLLYSEVEEELRASVRSLLEDKSPPESVLARVEDDRVADTALWKELAEIGVAGLPVPEERGGAGASLRESAVVAEELGRSVAPVPFMGSAVLATTALLECGDAAAQDVEALAGGASTGTLAVGFARMPGSGFPDTVRESGGTLHGSVGGVVDALTADLLIVPAVDEQGPGLYVVAASDAAVTPVVSLDLTRPVADVALDGAVGRRIATGADAERAVRRALVTGAALLSAEQLGVAQWALDATVDYAKTRTQFGRPIGSFQAVKHRLADLWISVSQARAVVRSAASAAADLREPGAGAAEAEEAEINASLAQAFVSATAVTAAEEALQLHGGVGFTWEHPLHLFLKRAKSDALALGTADRHRLALSGTVDLPAPTG
- a CDS encoding amidohydrolase family protein — protein: MALFDAHLHIIDPRFDHPGNAGYRPDPFTVDDYRERSRDLGVTGGAVVAGSYSGAGQDHLVAALRELGPSFVGVAQLPPDTSDSHLRDLHAAGVRGLRINLYRGTVDDFDSLVQLGRRAAELLNWPTELYVDSRELRALAPRIAPLPRVGIDHLGLSQEGLSALLALVGSGARVKATGFGRGDLDVPAALRAVADKNPAALMAGTDLPCTRAPRPFDPADLELVAQSLTPAQAEAAFAANARDFYGLPASGRR
- a CDS encoding helix-turn-helix domain-containing protein, with translation MLLGSELRKYREARGLTRGEAGHFIRGSESKISRMELGRVGFKVRDVEDLLKLYGVTDKDRVQTMVKLARDSKKPGWWQEYGDALPNWFQVYVGLEEAATRIRVYEAQFVPGMLQTEDYARAVIRAGRPISEELLEDRVAVRMRRQRHIDDDATGCKLWAIIDEAAVRRPVGGPDNTEVMRGQLERLIELSERRNVTVQIVPFSVGAHAAEAGSFTILRYPDFGLSDIIYLEQLTGSVCLDRRTEIDAYTMAMERLSVMAEQPNNTTEILKSMIDDLV
- a CDS encoding ATP-binding protein, encoding MNGAVEAPADPYAAGTDTLAWSLAADPGAAARARELCGGVLRRWGMADRACDVELVVSELVTNALRHGRRRGPVNVVDGDHDPVQVSMLRRGTELVCAVRDRSDRMPQRRDPDFRFESGRGLHLVASFCSGWGVLPVLPSGKHVWARLA